One genomic segment of Arcobacter porcinus includes these proteins:
- a CDS encoding transglycosylase SLT domain-containing protein, whose protein sequence is MKIKFLFTIFLLTFNFFAHAIDLQNLSQEQLEMLKEIKKKGKESGLSYSLMAIAIKESKLGAYMINISSKDFGVYQANITTVLNRQNIRDTSWNRNVFASKLVFDFEFATQNAIEELNFWKKVHKNDWHKVWGSYNAGYRYNSKKARTYSREIASIIRELKKINV, encoded by the coding sequence TTGAAAATAAAATTTTTATTTACAATTTTTTTATTGACATTTAATTTTTTCGCCCATGCAATAGACCTACAAAACTTAAGTCAAGAACAACTTGAGATGCTAAAAGAGATAAAGAAAAAAGGTAAAGAGAGTGGTCTTAGCTACTCGCTTATGGCCATTGCTATTAAAGAATCAAAACTTGGTGCATATATGATAAATATTTCATCAAAAGATTTTGGTGTTTATCAAGCAAATATTACAACAGTTTTAAATAGACAAAATATTAGAGATACTTCTTGGAATAGAAATGTGTTTGCTTCAAAGTTAGTTTTTGATTTTGAATTTGCAACTCAAAATGCTATTGAAGAGCTAAACTTCTGGAAAAAAGTACATAAAAATGATTGGCATAAAGTTTGGGGAAGCTACAATGCAGGTTATAGATATAACTCTAAAAAAGCAAGAACTTACTCAAGAGAAATTGCTTCAATAATAAGAGAACTTAAAAAAATAAATGTTTAA
- a CDS encoding DUF2325 domain-containing protein, with protein MSILIIGGDQISQISSMLMNLGAKNINHWDARKKSSAPKKKVPLDTDCIVMLTSFLNHNTMLKYKSEAKKRNIPFICAKKSTACVYDEYVKIMGIKDCSQCYVNSN; from the coding sequence ATGAGTATTCTTATCATAGGTGGAGACCAAATATCACAAATTAGTTCAATGCTAATGAATCTTGGAGCAAAAAATATTAATCATTGGGATGCAAGAAAAAAATCTTCTGCACCAAAAAAGAAAGTTCCTTTAGATACGGACTGTATAGTGATGCTTACATCTTTTTTAAATCATAATACTATGCTTAAATATAAAAGTGAAGCAAAAAAAAGAAATATTCCTTTTATTTGTGCAAAAAAATCAACGGCTTGTGTTTATGACGAGTATGTAAAGATTATGGGTATAAAAGATTGCTCACAATGTTATGTAAATTCTAATTAA
- a CDS encoding flavodoxin: MATAIFYGSNSGNCEDIAKNISNKLGKIDTFNLAKTKVEKMNEYDKIILGASTWGNGELNDDWEDAWNNFSKLDFSNKTIALFGLGDQESYGDEFADAIGIIYEQLKESNANIIGFTSIKGYYHDYSRAQVENDFVGLVIDEDNQSELTEDRVNQWIELIKSEIL; this comes from the coding sequence ATGGCAACAGCTATATTTTATGGAAGTAATAGCGGGAACTGTGAAGATATTGCAAAAAATATTTCAAATAAACTAGGGAAAATAGATACATTTAACCTAGCTAAAACTAAAGTAGAAAAGATGAATGAATATGACAAAATTATTCTAGGAGCTTCAACTTGGGGAAATGGTGAATTAAATGATGACTGGGAAGATGCTTGGAATAACTTTTCTAAATTAGATTTTTCAAATAAAACTATTGCTTTATTTGGTTTGGGAGATCAAGAGAGCTATGGAGATGAATTTGCTGATGCAATAGGTATAATTTATGAACAATTAAAAGAATCGAATGCAAATATAATAGGATTTACCTCTATTAAAGGATATTATCATGATTACTCAAGAGCTCAAGTTGAAAATGATTTTGTTGGATTAGTGATAGATGAAGACAATCAAAGTGAGTTAACAGAAGATAGAGTTAATCAGTGGATAGAACTCATTAAATCTGAAATATTATAA
- a CDS encoding Fur family transcriptional regulator, translating into MKEILKQDEIIEDLKKIVKQKGLKYTEQREIVLSILLSADDHLTAEEIYNKIKTEYPDTNVGIATVYRALSFLEEVELIASINFGTDGKKYESNAKSHHDHLICTDCGLIVEFVDDEIEKRQEKIAKANKFKITDHSMQLYGLCEACQ; encoded by the coding sequence ATGAAAGAAATATTAAAACAAGACGAAATTATTGAAGACTTAAAAAAGATTGTAAAACAAAAAGGGCTTAAATATACTGAGCAAAGAGAGATAGTTTTAAGTATTCTTTTAAGTGCAGATGATCATTTAACAGCTGAAGAGATTTATAATAAAATTAAAACAGAATATCCAGATACAAATGTTGGAATAGCAACTGTTTATAGAGCTTTGAGCTTTCTAGAGGAAGTAGAATTAATTGCATCTATAAATTTTGGAACAGATGGTAAAAAGTATGAAAGTAATGCAAAATCGCATCATGATCACTTAATTTGTACAGACTGTGGACTTATCGTTGAATTTGTTGATGATGAAATAGAAAAGAGACAAGAGAAAATAGCAAAAGCTAATAAATTTAAAATAACAGACCATTCAATGCAATTGTATGGTCTTTGTGAAGCTTGTCAATAA
- a CDS encoding FeoA family protein has protein sequence MCINDLDINKEAKIVEIYCDDILKNRFHSFGIFKNEKIVVTAKSIAKKTLEIKINQSKIALRSSEASKIKVEIC, from the coding sequence ATGTGTATAAATGATTTAGATATTAATAAAGAAGCAAAAATTGTTGAAATATATTGTGATGATATATTAAAAAATAGATTTCACTCTTTTGGAATATTTAAAAATGAAAAAATAGTTGTGACAGCTAAATCTATAGCCAAAAAAACACTAGAAATAAAAATCAATCAATCAAAAATTGCTCTTAGATCATCTGAAGCTTCAAAAATAAAGGTTGAAATATGTTAG
- the feoB gene encoding ferrous iron transport protein B, protein MLEKNIKIALIGQPNVGKSMLINSISNSKLRVGNFSGVTVEKKLIDFKYKNFNIQIIDLPGTYSLNSYSLEEKVVSDFLKKENYDLILNVVDSTNLQRNLLLTSEILSLNKKLIIALNMSDEAESEGIEIDEKKLSTFLKTPCIKTSALKKEGLNTLLDEIISTYEQDLTIENSSFSNKSLSNEDILNHKFSFVNNAIKTSSKFKNNTEKTNTERIDSILMNKYIGLPIFLFLMWCLFQLTFTMGEIPMEFIEDLTSDLIIQTKSFLGDGTLASLIGDGIIAGVGAVILFLPNIIILFLGISLLENTGYMSRVSFLLDGILHRFGLHGKSFIPLVSGFGCSVPAYMAARTLKNDRDRLLTLFIIGFMSCGARLPIYVLFVGAFFDSNSAGNILFLIYISGAVLGLFAAKILRIVVFKGEDEPFVMEMPKYRAPSIKLIYHSVKNKAFMYLKKAGTFILAASILIWFMSNYPKNLEYEEEIQAKIELLSLDEEKSELKNSLALYNLENSYLGKLGKFSEPFFEPLGFDWRMAVALETGLAAKEIVVSTLAILYGLGEENDETSNTLLENIKNNIPKESAIAFIVFVIIYMPCLAASVVFAKEAGGIKYLAYLFIFTTSTAWIISYIVYNITKLII, encoded by the coding sequence ATGTTAGAAAAAAATATTAAAATTGCTCTAATTGGACAACCAAATGTTGGAAAGTCTATGCTTATAAACTCAATTTCTAATTCAAAATTAAGAGTTGGAAATTTTTCAGGAGTTACAGTTGAAAAAAAACTTATAGATTTTAAATACAAAAATTTCAATATTCAAATCATTGATTTACCAGGAACATACTCTTTAAATAGTTATTCTTTAGAAGAAAAAGTAGTTAGTGATTTTTTAAAAAAAGAGAATTATGATCTTATTTTAAATGTTGTTGATAGTACAAATTTACAAAGAAATTTACTTTTAACAAGTGAAATTCTATCTTTAAATAAAAAGCTTATTATAGCTTTAAATATGAGTGATGAAGCAGAAAGTGAAGGTATAGAAATAGATGAGAAAAAACTATCTACTTTTTTAAAAACTCCCTGTATAAAAACAAGTGCTTTGAAAAAAGAGGGTTTAAATACTCTTTTAGATGAGATAATTTCTACTTATGAACAAGATTTAACAATAGAAAATAGTTCTTTTTCAAATAAATCTTTATCAAATGAAGATATCTTAAATCATAAATTCTCCTTTGTAAATAATGCTATAAAAACCTCATCAAAATTTAAAAATAATACAGAAAAAACAAATACAGAAAGAATAGATTCTATATTGATGAATAAATATATTGGTCTTCCTATTTTTCTTTTTTTAATGTGGTGTTTATTTCAATTAACATTCACTATGGGTGAGATTCCTATGGAGTTTATTGAGGATTTAACAAGTGATTTGATTATACAAACTAAATCTTTTTTAGGAGATGGTACATTAGCTAGTTTAATTGGTGATGGAATTATAGCTGGAGTTGGTGCTGTAATTTTATTTTTACCAAATATTATAATACTTTTTTTAGGAATATCTTTACTCGAGAATACAGGTTATATGAGTAGAGTATCTTTTTTACTTGATGGTATTTTACATAGATTTGGACTACATGGAAAATCTTTTATTCCCTTAGTTAGTGGTTTTGGTTGCTCTGTTCCTGCATATATGGCAGCAAGAACTTTAAAAAATGATAGAGATAGACTTTTAACTCTATTTATAATAGGTTTTATGTCTTGTGGAGCTAGATTACCTATTTATGTTCTTTTTGTAGGTGCTTTTTTTGATTCAAATAGTGCTGGGAATATACTATTTTTAATTTATATTTCAGGTGCAGTATTAGGTTTATTTGCTGCAAAAATACTAAGAATTGTTGTTTTTAAAGGAGAAGATGAGCCTTTTGTTATGGAAATGCCAAAATATAGAGCTCCATCAATAAAACTAATATATCATTCTGTAAAAAACAAAGCATTTATGTATCTTAAAAAAGCTGGTACATTTATTTTAGCAGCTTCAATTTTAATATGGTTTATGAGTAACTACCCAAAAAATCTTGAATATGAAGAAGAAATTCAAGCAAAAATTGAGCTTCTAAGTTTAGATGAAGAGAAAAGTGAATTGAAGAATTCTTTAGCTTTATATAATCTTGAGAACTCTTATTTAGGAAAACTTGGAAAATTTAGTGAACCATTTTTTGAGCCTTTAGGTTTTGATTGGAGAATGGCTGTTGCACTTGAAACAGGACTTGCTGCAAAAGAGATTGTTGTATCAACTTTAGCTATTTTATATGGTTTAGGTGAGGAAAATGATGAAACTTCAAATACTTTATTAGAAAATATTAAAAATAATATACCAAAAGAGTCTGCAATAGCTTTTATTGTTTTTGTTATTATTTATATGCCTTGTTTAGCAGCATCAGTTGTATTTGCCAAAGAAGCTGGTGGAATAAAATATCTAGCTTATTTATTTATATTTACAACATCAACAGCTTGGATTATTTCATATATTGTTTACAATATTACAAAACTTATAATATAA
- a CDS encoding arginyltransferase has product MQILNQDMEFFEQNRSCSYFDNERSDMRYQFLNSCSIENYRDKLIRGWRRFGKVHFVPECKSCTKCVSMRIDVKNYKFSKSEKRVLNKNKNTKIAIRTPEVTLEHLELYDKYHSFMNKKKNWPYHKIAIDEYIKSYVEGNSLYAKEFLYIKEDKLIGVAFVDVLPDAISSIYCFYDHDYEDLSIGKFSILFQIQVAKELDIPYIYLGYWIKDHFSMGYKESYSPFEILENRPSLLEKPIWKEYK; this is encoded by the coding sequence ATGCAAATACTAAATCAAGATATGGAATTTTTTGAGCAGAATCGTTCTTGCTCATATTTTGATAATGAGAGATCTGATATGAGATATCAGTTTTTAAATAGCTGTAGTATAGAAAATTATAGAGATAAATTAATAAGAGGTTGGAGAAGATTTGGAAAAGTTCATTTTGTACCTGAGTGTAAATCTTGTACAAAATGTGTATCTATGAGAATAGATGTTAAAAACTATAAATTTTCTAAATCAGAAAAAAGAGTATTAAATAAAAATAAAAATACAAAGATAGCTATTAGAACACCTGAAGTTACACTTGAACATTTAGAACTTTATGATAAATACCACTCTTTTATGAATAAAAAGAAAAACTGGCCATATCATAAAATTGCTATTGATGAATATATAAAATCTTATGTTGAGGGAAATAGCTTATATGCAAAAGAATTTTTGTATATAAAAGAGGATAAATTAATTGGAGTTGCTTTTGTAGATGTTTTACCAGATGCAATATCTTCTATTTATTGTTTTTATGATCATGATTATGAAGATTTATCTATTGGAAAATTTTCTATTCTTTTTCAAATTCAAGTTGCAAAAGAGTTAGATATCCCATATATTTACCTTGGATACTGGATTAAAGATCATTTTTCTATGGGATATAAGGAGTCTTACTCTCCTTTTGAGATTTTAGAAAATAGACCAAGCTTACTTGAAAAACCAATTTGGAAAGAGTATAAATAA
- the trpA gene encoding tryptophan synthase subunit alpha, producing MKKLVAYITTSYPNKEFTVDLALSLKESGVDSLELGVPFSDPVADGPVIEKANLLALKNGFKLENLFYVTQKISKEIDTLYMGYMNPFYHYGFDEFLEKSSSLGVSGTIIPDMPFEMAQKYNKSFEKYNISNITFVAPTTPKDRVKMLVENSEKFIYMVAYAGITGSGRDEDLSKTISDIREYTKTPLYIGFGVDEKTCKAKSKDLDGVIVGSAFVKHLLDDSLSSSEKIKKISNIAKEIKRKINE from the coding sequence TTGAAAAAATTAGTTGCATATATTACTACTTCATATCCAAACAAAGAGTTTACAGTTGATTTAGCATTAAGTCTAAAAGAAAGTGGTGTCGATAGTTTAGAGTTAGGAGTTCCATTTAGTGATCCTGTTGCAGATGGACCTGTTATTGAAAAAGCAAATTTATTAGCTCTTAAAAATGGTTTTAAACTTGAAAATCTTTTCTATGTAACACAAAAAATATCAAAAGAGATAGATACTTTATATATGGGATATATGAATCCTTTTTATCATTATGGATTTGATGAATTCTTAGAAAAATCAAGTTCTTTAGGTGTTAGTGGAACAATTATTCCAGATATGCCTTTTGAAATGGCACAAAAATATAATAAATCTTTTGAAAAATATAATATCTCAAATATTACATTCGTAGCTCCAACAACTCCAAAAGATAGAGTAAAAATGCTTGTAGAAAATTCAGAAAAGTTTATTTATATGGTTGCTTATGCTGGAATTACTGGAAGTGGAAGAGATGAAGATTTAAGTAAAACAATTTCTGATATTAGAGAATATACAAAAACACCTTTATATATTGGTTTTGGAGTAGATGAAAAAACTTGTAAAGCAAAATCAAAAGATCTTGATGGGGTTATTGTAGGAAGTGCTTTTGTAAAACATCTTTTAGATGATAGCTTAAGTAGTAGTGAAAAAATAAAAAAAATCTCAAATATTGCAAAAGAGATAAAAAGAAAGATAAACGAATAG
- the panB gene encoding 3-methyl-2-oxobutanoate hydroxymethyltransferase has translation MSIIKHDFKKINITKIKEAKNKYKLTVITAYDALFANLLKNSADMILVGDSLNMSFAGKNDTLSANLKQMIYHTNAVCTGAKGAFVITDMPFGTYSNKNDALKNCVKVYKETEASAVKIEGGEDKADIIKYLTSNSIAVMGHIGLMPQYVRSEGGYKVRGKTKEDEEQLIRDAIAVEEAGAFAIVVEGVMSDVAKKISESINIPTIGIGAGADTDGQVLVWSDMFGFFEEFKPKFVRHYLDGASLIKNASERYREDVQNKSFPSKEEEY, from the coding sequence ATGAGTATAATTAAACATGATTTTAAAAAAATAAATATTACAAAAATAAAAGAAGCAAAAAATAAATATAAATTAACAGTTATAACAGCATATGATGCTCTTTTTGCAAACTTATTAAAAAATAGTGCCGATATGATATTGGTGGGAGATAGTCTAAATATGAGTTTTGCTGGTAAAAATGACACTTTAAGTGCAAATTTAAAACAAATGATTTACCACACAAACGCAGTTTGTACAGGTGCAAAAGGTGCATTTGTGATTACAGATATGCCTTTTGGAACTTACTCAAACAAAAATGATGCTTTAAAAAATTGTGTAAAAGTATATAAAGAAACTGAAGCTAGTGCTGTTAAAATTGAAGGTGGTGAAGATAAAGCTGATATTATAAAATATCTAACTTCAAACTCAATTGCAGTTATGGGTCATATTGGTTTAATGCCACAATATGTAAGAAGCGAAGGTGGTTACAAAGTTAGAGGAAAAACAAAAGAAGATGAAGAACAATTAATTCGAGATGCAATTGCTGTTGAAGAAGCTGGTGCTTTTGCTATTGTAGTTGAAGGAGTTATGAGTGATGTTGCAAAAAAAATATCAGAATCTATAAATATTCCTACTATTGGTATTGGAGCAGGAGCAGATACAGATGGTCAAGTTTTAGTTTGGTCTGATATGTTTGGATTTTTTGAAGAGTTTAAACCAAAATTTGTAAGACACTATTTAGATGGTGCATCTTTAATAAAAAATGCTTCAGAAAGATATAGAGAAGATGTTCAAAACAAAAGTTTTCCATCAAAAGAAGAAGAGTATTAA
- the ruvB gene encoding Holliday junction branch migration DNA helicase RuvB, protein MQRLVEVEQISFEEDSNEQSLRPSSWDDYIGQEKIKKNLRVFIDASKKRAEALDHILFYGPPGLGKTTLSYLISNEMNSNIKVTAGPMIEKSGDLAAILTNLEEGDILFIDEIHRLSSAVEEILYPAMEDYRLDIIIGSGPAAQTVKIDLPRFTLIGATTRAGMLSNPLRERFGMHFRMQFYTDEELAKIIQKASIKLGVSCEDNSALEMSKRSRGTPRVALRLLRRVRDFSQVAGETKISLKTCKYALDELGINENGFDEMDINLLELLISNRGKPMGLSTIAAALSEDEGTIEDAIEPYLLANGFIERTARGRVASVKTYEMFRLTPPVLNSDKDDNYNQGNLF, encoded by the coding sequence ATGCAAAGATTAGTTGAAGTTGAACAAATATCTTTCGAAGAAGATTCAAATGAACAAAGCCTTAGACCATCATCTTGGGATGATTATATTGGTCAAGAAAAAATAAAAAAAAATCTTAGAGTTTTTATTGATGCTTCAAAAAAAAGAGCTGAAGCTTTAGATCATATACTTTTTTATGGACCTCCAGGACTTGGGAAAACAACACTTTCTTATCTTATTTCAAATGAAATGAACTCAAATATAAAAGTAACAGCTGGTCCTATGATTGAAAAAAGTGGTGATTTAGCAGCAATTTTAACTAATCTGGAAGAGGGAGATATACTTTTTATTGATGAGATTCATAGATTATCTTCAGCTGTTGAAGAGATTTTATATCCAGCAATGGAAGATTATAGACTTGATATTATAATTGGTTCAGGTCCAGCTGCACAAACTGTAAAAATAGATCTTCCAAGATTTACTTTAATTGGAGCAACAACAAGAGCTGGAATGCTTTCAAATCCACTTAGAGAAAGATTTGGTATGCATTTTAGAATGCAATTTTATACAGATGAAGAGTTAGCAAAAATCATTCAAAAAGCTTCAATTAAACTTGGTGTTTCTTGTGAAGATAATTCTGCATTAGAGATGTCAAAAAGAAGTCGTGGAACTCCAAGAGTTGCTTTAAGACTTTTAAGGAGAGTTAGAGATTTTTCTCAAGTTGCTGGTGAAACAAAAATATCTCTTAAAACCTGTAAATATGCTCTTGATGAACTAGGAATAAATGAAAATGGCTTTGATGAGATGGATATAAATCTTCTTGAACTATTAATTTCAAATCGTGGAAAACCAATGGGTCTTTCTACTATAGCTGCAGCACTTAGTGAAGATGAAGGAACAATTGAAGATGCAATTGAGCCATATTTATTAGCAAATGGTTTTATAGAAAGAACTGCTAGAGGAAGAGTTGCTAGTGTAAAAACTTATGAAATGTTTAGATTAACACCACCTGTTCTAAATAGTGATAAAGATGATAATTATAATCAAGGAAATCTATTTTGA
- a CDS encoding AI-2E family transporter, which yields MKPIYFLILLALILFYFLIELFNPFLKAIFVATLLTIATNSLFIKLNNKINNQALSSSIFTLAMTSLFFLPILYCIFSFAGFFNQIDQNLLIKNLTIIKESSLQYISELKFLDDFLQQIVKEIDIGKSVQQLVSFSAYLGKNSAKFMVDMIFILIFYFFFTLFSKQIAQFLKDIAPIDSNDANILFKESSSVMSVVFYSILINAIFQGFLFGIFLSFMGYNGLLLGVLYGFASLIPVVGGILMWLPISIYEASIGTLFNAILIAVYTIVIISIVADTFIKPMIISYINNRLIQAETKINSLLIFFAIVAGLGSFGFWGMIIGPAMLSLFISIMHLLKKYSSI from the coding sequence TTGAAACCTATATACTTTTTAATCCTTCTTGCCTTAATTCTTTTTTATTTTTTAATAGAACTTTTTAATCCTTTTCTAAAAGCTATCTTTGTGGCTACTTTACTTACAATTGCTACAAATTCTCTTTTTATAAAACTAAATAACAAAATAAATAATCAAGCTCTAAGTTCTTCAATCTTTACTTTAGCTATGACTTCACTGTTTTTTTTACCTATTTTGTATTGTATTTTTTCATTTGCTGGTTTTTTTAATCAAATTGATCAAAACCTTTTAATAAAAAATTTGACAATTATAAAAGAGTCATCTTTACAATATATAAGTGAATTAAAATTTCTTGATGATTTTTTACAACAAATTGTAAAAGAGATTGATATAGGAAAAAGTGTTCAGCAATTAGTATCTTTTTCTGCATATTTAGGTAAAAACTCTGCTAAATTTATGGTGGATATGATTTTTATTTTAATATTTTATTTCTTTTTTACCCTATTTTCAAAGCAAATTGCACAATTTTTAAAAGATATTGCTCCAATAGATAGTAATGATGCAAATATTCTATTTAAAGAATCTTCAAGTGTTATGAGTGTAGTTTTCTACTCTATTTTAATAAATGCAATTTTTCAAGGTTTTTTATTTGGGATATTCTTGTCTTTTATGGGTTATAATGGATTATTACTTGGTGTTCTTTATGGTTTTGCTTCTTTAATTCCTGTTGTTGGTGGTATTTTAATGTGGCTTCCAATATCAATTTATGAAGCTAGTATAGGAACACTATTTAATGCAATTTTAATTGCAGTTTATACAATAGTTATAATATCAATAGTAGCAGATACTTTTATAAAACCTATGATTATAAGTTATATAAATAATAGGCTTATTCAAGCAGAGACTAAAATAAACTCTCTTTTAATATTTTTTGCAATTGTTGCAGGGCTTGGTTCATTTGGTTTTTGGGGTATGATAATAGGTCCAGCTATGCTTAGTTTATTTATTTCTATTATGCATCTATTAAAAAAATACTCTAGTATTTAA
- a CDS encoding ferredoxin-thioredoxin reductase catalytic domain-containing protein, with translation MIRKIDTNSEEFKEELELTKKFTNSVLEKYNLVFNPDEDLNRSIQMGLTRNKLIYGKTYCPCFMLVENEEENRLCPCKPALENEIPKNGMCHCGIFCTKAKSEEISYLKKEEEENIDIDTLSKQECENILLQDEVNSNELEALLKARKQKIIEFLLVDTREWMEWFEARIEGTDYLVPTTSFYNALEQITDKKDETIILYCYSGSRSAYCQRIMLKMGFSKVLNFDHGIMSYLGDNVISGE, from the coding sequence ATGATTAGAAAAATTGATACAAATTCAGAAGAGTTCAAAGAAGAACTAGAACTTACAAAAAAATTTACAAATAGTGTTTTAGAGAAATATAATTTAGTATTTAATCCAGATGAAGATTTAAATAGATCAATTCAGATGGGACTTACTAGAAACAAACTTATTTATGGTAAAACATATTGTCCCTGTTTTATGCTTGTTGAAAATGAAGAAGAAAATAGACTTTGTCCCTGTAAACCAGCTTTAGAAAATGAGATTCCAAAAAATGGTATGTGCCATTGTGGTATTTTTTGTACAAAAGCAAAAAGTGAAGAGATCTCCTATTTAAAAAAAGAGGAAGAAGAAAATATTGATATAGATACTCTTTCAAAGCAAGAATGTGAAAATATACTTTTACAAGATGAAGTTAATTCAAATGAACTAGAAGCACTTCTAAAAGCAAGAAAACAAAAAATCATAGAGTTTTTGTTGGTTGATACAAGAGAATGGATGGAGTGGTTTGAAGCCAGAATAGAAGGAACAGATTATTTAGTTCCTACAACTAGTTTTTATAATGCTTTAGAACAAATCACAGATAAAAAAGATGAAACTATAATTTTATATTGTTATAGTGGAAGTAGAAGTGCTTATTGTCAAAGAATAATGCTAAAAATGGGATTTTCTAAAGTATTAAACTTTGATCATGGAATTATGTCTTATCTTGGAGATAATGTAATAAGTGGAGAGTAA